In the Planctomycetaceae bacterium genome, GCACTGTTATCCCAGTCCTGCACTGTTGACAAAGAATCCTGGGACGACTGAGCGTAACAACGGCATTTCATTGCAACGCGACTCGAACGGTCAGGCAAGAATTCCGTTGACAATTTCACCATGAACATCGGTCAGCCGGAAGTCACGTCCCTGAAACCGGTAGGTCAGACGCGTGTGATCAATCCCCAGTAAATGCAGCAGCGTCGCCTGCAGGTCATGAACGTGTACCGGCTGTTCGACTGCGTTGATCCCCAGATCATCGGAAGCGCCATAGGTGAGCCCGGCTTTGGTTCCACCGCCTGCAATCCAGGTGGTGAAAGCATAGGGATGATGGTCACGACCCCATCGCGGCGGATTGTTAATATCGCCCTGAATAAAGGGCGTTCGTCCGAATTCTCCGCCCCATACGACCAGCGTATCGTCCAGCATCCCGCGCTGCTTTAAGTCCATCACCAAAGCTGCACTGGGTTGATCGGTGTCTTTGCACTGCGTGTAGAGTTCTGTCGTTAAGCTGTTGTGCTGATCCCAGCCGGCATGCATGCATTGCACATAACGTACTCCACGTTCTGCCAGTCGGCGCGACAGGAGGCAGTTGTAGGCAAACGTCCCTGGTTCGTGCACCTGAGGTCCGTACATTTCCAGGACATGCTTCGGCTCGTCAGAAAAGTCGGTCAGATCCGGAACCGAAGTCTGCATCCGGTAGGCCATTTCGTACTGAGCGATTCGTGTCTGAATTTCGGGGTCACCTGCCTCTTCGAACCTCATCTGGTTCAGTTCAGCCAGGTCATCCAGAAGAGCGCGACGAAGTTCCGCAGACATACCGTCCGGGTTGTTCAGATACAAGACCGGATCGCTGCTTCCCCGAAAACGCGCGCCCTGATATCGCGTTGGTAGAAAACCAGATCCCCAGTAAAAGTCGTAAAAGATCTGACCGCATGAAGTTCCTTTGCTAACGGACGTCATGACAACAAACCCCGGCAGTTCGCTGGCATCACTTCCCAGTCCATAGTTCAGCCAGGCTCCAAGAGTCGGACGTCCCGGAATCTGCGCACCGCTCAGCAGGAACGAAATCGCCGGGGCATGGTTCACGGCATCCGTGTGCAGACTCTTGATGAAACAGAGTTCATCAACGATTCCCGCCGTATGCGGCATGAACCGACTTACCCAGGCCCCGCACCGCCCGTGCTGCGCGAAGGGTTCTACGGGAGCCAGCATCAGTTTTCCCTGAGCATTTCCCGTCATCGTGCTGAACCGTTTGTCGCCCAGATAGCCGTCGGGAACCGGCGTTCCATGCAATTCCGTCAGACGAGGCTTGTAATCAAACAGATCGACATGGGTTGGAGCACCATTCTGGAAAAGGTAAATCATTCTCTTTGCGCGTGCCGGGAAGTGCGGAGTCATTTGTTCCGCAGTGGGATGACCGGCGGGAACCGGTCGAGTCGCCTTGTCTGCTTGTGCCCCCGCCTGCAGTAACGTTGCCAGGGCTGCGGTTCCGATACCACATACGTTTCGACCGAAAAAGTGTCTTCGGTTGATGTGCAGTTGGCGTTCCAGCAGCGGTGACGCATTCGACAGATCGAGAATCATGTTGGCTGTGCTCGTTGAATTGTGTTGGCTCATTCCCGAGTCAACGTTTCGTCAAGATTCAGAATATTCAGGCAAAGTGCCGTCCACGCAGCGTGTGTCGCTGCAGGGATGGAAGAATCGCGGGCGGATTCACCCACAGAAATCAATTGTTGGGCAGAGTCCGGGGATGCTTCAAAGGCTGTCAGCGCACGATTCAAACTCCGTTGCCAGACGGAAAGCTCTGATGGTCCAATCGGTCGGCAAAGGACTCTCTGGCTGATGAACTGCATGCGGGCTGATGTGTTTTCGGATTCCGATTTGTCCGAATCCAGGTTCGCCCGGGGCACATCTGTCAATGCAAGTTGTGCAAGAGTTCTGGCCGCTTCGACATAAGTCACATCGTTGAGCAAAGTGAGTGCATGCATGGGAGTATTTGTGCGCAATGGTTTGACTTCGCATACCTGTCGACGCGCGGAATCGAAGAAGATCGGCGGGCCGATAATTCTTCGCCAGAAGGAATACAGGCTGCGACGATAAAGAGCGTCGCCGGTTGAAGCCGCGTACGTTCGTTTGCCAAAAGTGGCTTCTGACCAGACCCCTTCGGGCTGATAAGGATAGACCGACGGACCACCGCGCTTGTCGACCAGAAGTCCCGAAACAGCCAGCGCCTGATCGCGAATCATCCATGACGGCATTCGAAACCGAGACCCACGGGCCAGAAAGCGATTTTCCGGGTCTGCCTCGAAGACTTCCGAAGACGTCACATTGGAACGACGCTTGTAGGTCTCACTGGTCACAATGGTTCGCAGCAGATGTTTGACATCCCAGCCCGATTCGATGAATTCCGCCGCAAGCCAGTCCAGCAATTCGCGCTGGATGGGGTATTCTCCCTGAACTCCAAAATCTTCGGCTGTCTTCACCAGTCCAATACCAAACAGCATTTGCCAGTACCGGTTGACGGTAACTCGCGCAGTCAACGGATGATCTCGCGACACCAGCCACTGAGCCAGATGGCGTCGATTCAGGGGCGGGTGGCTCGCCGAATCAGCCAATGTCCCTTCATCATGTCGAATTGAAGGCAGTGAAACCGGACCAGCGGCCATCACTTCATCGCCAGGCTGGTTATACAATCCACGGTCGAGAACAAACGTTTTTCGCAGTTCCTGCCGGTCTTCCATGACCATCACTTTGGCAAGACCCTTCGTCAGTTGATCGCTCTGTTTACGGAGCTCCGCTTTTTGTTTTTGAAGAGCTGTGAACTGTTCGTCATCCGCCTGTTGCCTCTTTTGAATCAACGCCTGTTGTTCCGCGTTGCGACGTGACACCGGGGTTTGTATCGCCTGTACCAGTGCATTATCCGAACCGTCAATTGCCGCGTCAGAAACGGGTGATACGAGCAGTCGAAAATGCCCAAGATTATGGTTCGCATGCGGTGAATTAAACTTCAGCTTAACAATCAGCGTTGAACCAGGCGAAACTGAGAACGGTTTGACAAAACGGAACACGGCGGAATGATCCCGGTCGATTGTCTTGCCGTTCCAGATGGCCCACCCGGAAGCAGGATCGGAATCAATGGCATTGGCAATCTTTAAGTTGCCCTGTTCAAACGTAGCTTCCGGGGATCTCAAAGTCAGGCGTTGAGTCGTCTTGTTCTCGGCGTCCCGAAGCTGAACTTCGAAGTCGGTCAGTACAAAGTTGCCGCTGTCGCTTCGAGCCAGCCCCCCGCTGGTCATCGTGGGATGGCGAACTGCATCCAGACGAATGCTGGCAATAGTGCTGATTTGATGAAGAGTGTCCGGTGACTGGTTTGAGGCAATCTGGCTGGGATCGAATTCAAGAGTATATTCGTCTTTGGGGGGATTTGTTCCGCTGGCGAGGATCAAACCAGACGCGTCTGTCTCCAGCTTCTGATGGAGCGCTGTTGCCGTATGTGCGTGCAGGATGGACCAGTCTGCCTTTGAAGACTTCGAAAACGTCGCTTCCCAGTCCTGCTGTGTGCTTTGCAGCTTGCTGGCACGTTCGGCGATTAGGTTGTCGACAACTGACAATTGTTCTTCAAGCTCTGCCAGTCGCCGTTTCTGTTCATCTGACGCGAACGACAGAACAGGAGGTGTCTGCGCGTTGCCGCCTCCTCCGTTGACCGGCGTCTGGTTGAAGAATGCTGTAAACTGATAGTAGTCTCGCTGACTCAACGGATCGAATTTGTGATCGTGGCAACGGCAGCAATTCAGCGTCAACCCCAGCCAGACGGTACCCATTGTTTCCGTCATATCCATCACATAGTCGACTCGGTTTTCTTCCGCTATCCGGCCTCCCTCTCCATTGATCATATGATTGCGATTGAAGGCCGTCGCAAGAATCTGTTCTTCTGTGGGCTCTGGCAAGAGGTCGCCGGCAAGCTGCCATAATGTGAATTTGTCGTATGGCAAATTGCGATTGAATGCGTCAATAACCCAGTCTCTCCATGGCCACATTGTCCGATCGTTATCGCCCTGGTAACCATTCGAGTCGGCGTATCGTGCTGCTTCCAGCCAGTCCCACGCCATGCGTTCTCCAAATGCCGGGGACGCCAGCGTTCGATCGACCAGATGTGCCCATGCCTCAGGTGACGTGTCCTCCATGTACTGCTGGACATGATCCGGCGTTGGCGGCAATCCTGTCAGGTCAAGCGACAAACGACGGATCAGTATGCGACCATCAGCTGACCCGACGGGCTGAATATTTCTTGCGGAATGGATGCGCCCAACAAGCTGATCAATCGGATGAATTCCACTCAGCGCATTGATCTCCGGACGTTCAATTCTCTCCAGTGCCCAGTGCGTGCCCCACGGCGATCCCTCCAGTATCCATTGTCGAAGAATTTCCTGCTGGGCATCCGTTAGCCTGCGTCCCGATTCTTCGGGCGGCATTTTCAAATCCGAATCATTGCTGAAGATGCGGCGAATCATTTCGCTTTCTTCGGGATGGTCAGAATCAATCACCCGATAGCCGTTCCGATCCCGCCGCGCATCTGCTTCGTCATCGAGTCGCAGGTTTCCCTGCCTCCCTTCTTTCGCATCCGGGCCATGACATTGAAAGCACTTATCCGACAGAATGGGCAGAACGTCCCGATCAAACCGCAGACGCCCGCCGCCATGATTGTTCATGGATTCATCAGCTCGACACGGAATCGATAAACCCGGGACGGACAGAACGATGGAAGTCACCGCGATCAGCAGGGCCAGCGACACTTGGCAACAGCCGACGCACAATCGGATGGCATTCAGGCATTTCCGGACGACAAGTATCGACCACTGGTTCATGGAGGTCGTTCACCCTGAGGAGAGAATCGAATGAGTCTGCCACGAGCGAAATGACTCTCTCAGGACAGGATTCGTAATTCGAAATTTGTTGAATTCACCAGACAGGCCGCTAATTAACAGCCTGTTCAAAAAAACGGGACTGGCTCGAGCAGGAGACCTTACAACACGACGGTTTCAAGTCGTCCCGCGTACCTGTCCCGGTTTTTCCACGGACAGCTAAGCTAAGCTAAGACGCCTGCTGACGAACCACACCAATCACCCGGCGGTGACGAGCGACTGTCTATTCTAAAATACCTGACCTCGCCAGTCAGGTGCACTGGAGCATTATTTGTGATTGACTTACTCAGAGTTGGCATCGAGACCGTCAAGCGATTCCGGCAAGTAGCCGTGAATGCGGACAATGTCACCAACAAGATCGTAGCGGAATCGAGCGTCGTGCAGAATCTGTACGATCCAGTCGGAGTGGTCAATTCTCTCTGGTTTGATGAAAGCACCCTGGCGAACGTCCTGAAAGCAGCAGATATCGAACCATTCCACAGACATCATTGGGAACGGTAAGTGATGCCACCATTCGGCGTCCCATTCGGACCGCAGGCCATCAACGCACTTGTAGCGATATAATGGACGCCATCCATCACGTTGTCGCATTGCGTCGAGTAGCCGGGACCATTTTACATCACTGGCCGCACCGGTCAGTCCACGCTCAGAGATTACGCGCCGAATACGATCTTTCTCATCGTTGGTGCCTGTGTTCGGTTGTGGAGAGGTATCAGTCATCGGTGCATCACAGTGTTATTTGCCGTTTTTCGTCTGACTCGCACAACCAGCATAGGCATCCCATATCCATTCAATGGTGCCAGCATCAACCTTTCCCGATAACTTCTTACCGACGCGTGCTTCGAATGCGGCAATGTCTCCGGTGCCGGTTTGAAATGCAATCAGGTTGTTCCCGTGAAGGTTACGCGTCCAGTCGACCATGCATCGCCACTCACCGGGACTGAGGCTGTTAGGCTTCTTTGCGTACAAGCCGTCGATGTGAGTTTCAAGTTTCCTCGCGTTGTGAGTGCGTCCAATAATGCTTTGCTCAATGGCAGGAAGGCACAGACAAACGAGAGCGACAATCGCAACCGAAAAAAGCAGTTTTTTGAGGCTGGATTGCTTTTGTATGCGGAGGAAATCTGAAGACGATCTGCATCACGGATGCGGCGGGAGTTAATCTTGATTCCCAAATCCACAGGTAATCAATCCGCTGGTTCACGGCATGGTCCCGCCTACTTGTCGTTGCTTTGCAGCGCAACACGCTCTGCAGGTGGTGGACCTACCAGGACAGCCACATATGCCAGCGGTTTTTCAACGGGATTCGTTTCTGATAATCCCGGGGCAGAATAGGGCAACACCGGTTGAACGGCTCGAGTCCCGGGTTCATCCAGCATTGAGACCTTCGCCTC is a window encoding:
- a CDS encoding DUF1501 domain-containing protein, translating into MILDLSNASPLLERQLHINRRHFFGRNVCGIGTAALATLLQAGAQADKATRPVPAGHPTAEQMTPHFPARAKRMIYLFQNGAPTHVDLFDYKPRLTELHGTPVPDGYLGDKRFSTMTGNAQGKLMLAPVEPFAQHGRCGAWVSRFMPHTAGIVDELCFIKSLHTDAVNHAPAISFLLSGAQIPGRPTLGAWLNYGLGSDASELPGFVVMTSVSKGTSCGQIFYDFYWGSGFLPTRYQGARFRGSSDPVLYLNNPDGMSAELRRALLDDLAELNQMRFEEAGDPEIQTRIAQYEMAYRMQTSVPDLTDFSDEPKHVLEMYGPQVHEPGTFAYNCLLSRRLAERGVRYVQCMHAGWDQHNSLTTELYTQCKDTDQPSAALVMDLKQRGMLDDTLVVWGGEFGRTPFIQGDINNPPRWGRDHHPYAFTTWIAGGGTKAGLTYGASDDLGINAVEQPVHVHDLQATLLHLLGIDHTRLTYRFQGRDFRLTDVHGEIVNGILA
- a CDS encoding PSD1 and planctomycete cytochrome C domain-containing protein; translated protein: MNQWSILVVRKCLNAIRLCVGCCQVSLALLIAVTSIVLSVPGLSIPCRADESMNNHGGGRLRFDRDVLPILSDKCFQCHGPDAKEGRQGNLRLDDEADARRDRNGYRVIDSDHPEESEMIRRIFSNDSDLKMPPEESGRRLTDAQQEILRQWILEGSPWGTHWALERIERPEINALSGIHPIDQLVGRIHSARNIQPVGSADGRILIRRLSLDLTGLPPTPDHVQQYMEDTSPEAWAHLVDRTLASPAFGERMAWDWLEAARYADSNGYQGDNDRTMWPWRDWVIDAFNRNLPYDKFTLWQLAGDLLPEPTEEQILATAFNRNHMINGEGGRIAEENRVDYVMDMTETMGTVWLGLTLNCCRCHDHKFDPLSQRDYYQFTAFFNQTPVNGGGGNAQTPPVLSFASDEQKRRLAELEEQLSVVDNLIAERASKLQSTQQDWEATFSKSSKADWSILHAHTATALHQKLETDASGLILASGTNPPKDEYTLEFDPSQIASNQSPDTLHQISTIASIRLDAVRHPTMTSGGLARSDSGNFVLTDFEVQLRDAENKTTQRLTLRSPEATFEQGNLKIANAIDSDPASGWAIWNGKTIDRDHSAVFRFVKPFSVSPGSTLIVKLKFNSPHANHNLGHFRLLVSPVSDAAIDGSDNALVQAIQTPVSRRNAEQQALIQKRQQADDEQFTALQKQKAELRKQSDQLTKGLAKVMVMEDRQELRKTFVLDRGLYNQPGDEVMAAGPVSLPSIRHDEGTLADSASHPPLNRRHLAQWLVSRDHPLTARVTVNRYWQMLFGIGLVKTAEDFGVQGEYPIQRELLDWLAAEFIESGWDVKHLLRTIVTSETYKRRSNVTSSEVFEADPENRFLARGSRFRMPSWMIRDQALAVSGLLVDKRGGPSVYPYQPEGVWSEATFGKRTYAASTGDALYRRSLYSFWRRIIGPPIFFDSARRQVCEVKPLRTNTPMHALTLLNDVTYVEAARTLAQLALTDVPRANLDSDKSESENTSARMQFISQRVLCRPIGPSELSVWQRSLNRALTAFEASPDSAQQLISVGESARDSSIPAATHAAWTALCLNILNLDETLTRE
- a CDS encoding DUF6678 family protein yields the protein MTDTSPQPNTGTNDEKDRIRRVISERGLTGAASDVKWSRLLDAMRQRDGWRPLYRYKCVDGLRSEWDAEWWHHLPFPMMSVEWFDICCFQDVRQGAFIKPERIDHSDWIVQILHDARFRYDLVGDIVRIHGYLPESLDGLDANSE